CTGTATCTATCGTACCGGCCGAACTCAGCATGTACTGCGAATATAAGCGATTTGAAGAAGCCGTTCACAAGGGGTTGTGGCAGTGCATTGAGTGTGGTCTTTGCGCCTATGTATGTCCGGCCCATAGGCCAATGGTGCAGCTTATGCGGTATGGGAAATACGAACTGCAGTTCACGAGGGTGGCATCATGAAAAAGGGCACTTTTATCGTTTCGCCTCCGCCTCATGTGCATTCGGGCTGGAGTGTTTGCCGGGTGCATTGTGAGACGGTTCTTGCGCTGGTGCCCACAATACTGGCGGGCATATATTTCTTCGGTTTTGGAGTACTGAAACCAATAGTTGCGGCAGTCGTGGGCACGGTTCTGGCGGAAGCCGTCTGGCAAAAGGCCATAAAAAGGCCTGTGACCGTTAGTGACGGTAGTGCAGTTTTAACGGGGGTTTTACTGGGCCTTCTTATCTCGCCTTCCGTTCCCTGGTGGATTCCTTTCATTGGCGGCGTGATTGGAATTCTTGTACCCAAGCAGTTCTTCGGCGGAGTCGGCCAAAATGCATTCAGTACAGTTCTGGTGGGCTGGGCAGTGATGTACGTGTCCTATCAATCCATTATGGCCGATTATCCCATGCCTGCGCCCTTGTTCGGTTTGACCCCCGGAGGCTATGTGGAATATCCGCCAACGGAGGTTCTAAAGTGGGATGGGGTTGAAGTCGTTCGGGATATTCCACTTGTAGATCTGTTCATCGGAAATGTTCCCGGCACGGCGGGAACGACTTCCGTGCTCGCCGTCCTTATCGGCGGCATATATTTAATCCTGCGGGGCATAATCCCCTGGCAGATTCCCGTCTTCTACTTGATCGGAGCGGCAGGCTTTGAACTGATCTTCTGGATGATAAACCCCGCCAAGTATGCTTCCCCTATTTTCCACCTTTTCTCCGGATGGATGATGCTGGGTGCCTTCTTTCTTTCCACCGAAAAGGGCACGACGCCTCTTAAGCCTGCGCCGATGGTACTTTACGGCCTGGGTTGCGGCATCATGACCATGATCATAAGAAACTGGGGTGTTTATGTGGACGGGGTGCCCTTTGCGATTCTTTTCATGAATGCTGTGGCGCCTCTTCTTGACAGGATGAAAACCAAACCAATAGGGAGGGTAGAGGGCCTTGCGTGACATGGTAAAGATGGTCGTCGTACTTACGGCCATATGCGCCGTATCGGGTTTTACCCTTGCCTTCCTGAACGATGCAACCCGGGAGGCACGGGCTTATCAGTTGCTCAAATTCGTGAAGGAACCTTCCATCAGAGCAGTTTTCTCGGTACTGGATTATGACAACGATCCCATAAAGGATCGTATGGAGGTCAAGGTAGGAGAGGAAACCAAAACCGTTTTTCCTGCCAAAAAGGGTGGTCAGGTTATAGCCGTGGCGTTGGATGCTGCTGCTTCTGGTTACGGCGGTCCGGTAGAGGTCATGGTGGGATTTAAGCCTGATGGTACTCTTGTGGGAATTGGTATAATGAGACATTCGGAAACACCCGGACTGGGAGCAAGGGTTACGGAAGATGTCTTTACGTCTCAGTTCAGAGACAAGACACCTCCCATAAAACTGTCGGCACAGGGTGGTACGATAAACGCCGTATCAGGGGCCACGATCTCCAGTACTGCTGTCGTTACTGCGGTAAATCAGGCAAGTGAAATCTTTTCTCAGATCAAGGGGGAGGTTTTTTAACCTATGAGTGTTGCAAAAGAATTCACAAAGGGTTTGTGGAAAGAAATACCTCCTTTCAGGCTTGTTCTCGGGCTTTGTCCGACACTTGCCGTAACCACAGCGGCCGAAAACGGGCTTGGTATGGGGTTGGCCACAACCTTCGTCCTGGTGGGTTCCAATTTTATAGTCTCAATTCTGCGTAAGATCATACCTTCTAAAGTTAGAATAGCCTCCTTCATCGTTGTCATTGCAACTTTTGTTGTTATGGTGGAATTGCTCATGCAGGCTTACTTCTATCCTCTATACAAGGTGCTTGGAATTTTTATACCCTTAATCGTGGTTAACTGTATCGTTCTAGGTCGAGCTGAGGCTTTTGCCTCAAAAAACGGGGTAATTCTGTCTCTGGCCGATGGGCTCGGCATTGGGCTTGGTTTTACCATCTCGCTTACGGTGCTCGGAGCTATAAGAGAACTTTTCGGAAGTGGCACAATCTTCGGGCATGCCGTTATGGGG
This Thermodesulforhabdus norvegica DNA region includes the following protein-coding sequences:
- a CDS encoding RnfABCDGE type electron transport complex subunit D, whose protein sequence is MKKGTFIVSPPPHVHSGWSVCRVHCETVLALVPTILAGIYFFGFGVLKPIVAAVVGTVLAEAVWQKAIKRPVTVSDGSAVLTGVLLGLLISPSVPWWIPFIGGVIGILVPKQFFGGVGQNAFSTVLVGWAVMYVSYQSIMADYPMPAPLFGLTPGGYVEYPPTEVLKWDGVEVVRDIPLVDLFIGNVPGTAGTTSVLAVLIGGIYLILRGIIPWQIPVFYLIGAAGFELIFWMINPAKYASPIFHLFSGWMMLGAFFLSTEKGTTPLKPAPMVLYGLGCGIMTMIIRNWGVYVDGVPFAILFMNAVAPLLDRMKTKPIGRVEGLA
- the rnfG gene encoding RnfABCDGE type electron transport complex subunit G; amino-acid sequence: MVKMVVVLTAICAVSGFTLAFLNDATREARAYQLLKFVKEPSIRAVFSVLDYDNDPIKDRMEVKVGEETKTVFPAKKGGQVIAVALDAAASGYGGPVEVMVGFKPDGTLVGIGIMRHSETPGLGARVTEDVFTSQFRDKTPPIKLSAQGGTINAVSGATISSTAVVTAVNQASEIFSQIKGEVF
- the rsxE gene encoding electron transport complex subunit RsxE, which translates into the protein MSVAKEFTKGLWKEIPPFRLVLGLCPTLAVTTAAENGLGMGLATTFVLVGSNFIVSILRKIIPSKVRIASFIVVIATFVVMVELLMQAYFYPLYKVLGIFIPLIVVNCIVLGRAEAFASKNGVILSLADGLGIGLGFTISLTVLGAIRELFGSGTIFGHAVMGASFEPLSFLIKAPGAFLCLGVILAIMNAISEK